In the genome of Sinorhizobium chiapasense, the window TGGCATGGAGGATACGATCGAGCGGATTGTCGGCTATTTCCGCTATGCCGCGCAGGGCCTCGAAGAGCGCAAGCAAATTCTCTACCTCCTCGGGCCGGTTGGCGGCGGCAAATCCTCGTTGGCGGAGCGGCTCAAGAAGCTGATGGAGGCGCGCCCCATCTACACTTTGATGGTCAACGGCAAGATCAGCCCGGTCTTCGAATCCCCGCTCGGTCTGTTCCACCCGGAACGCATGGCCGATCTTCTCGAGGACAAGTATGGAATCGCCAGACGGCGGCTCACCGGCCTGATCTCGCCTTGGGCGGCCAAGCGGCTGGACGAAGTCGGCGGCGACATTTCGAAATTCAGCGTCGTCAAACTGATGCCATCCCGCTTGCGCCAGATCGCCATCGCGAAGACCGAGCCCGGCGACGAAAATAACCAGGATGTCTCCTCGCTCGTCGGCAAGGTCGATATTCGCCAGCTCGAAAACTACAGCCAGGCCGACCCGGACGCCTATTCCTACAGCGGCGGGCTGAACCGCACCACACAGGGGCTGCTTGAGTTCGTGGAGATGTTCAAGGCGCCGATCAAAGTCCTCCACCCGCTGCTAACGGCGACCCAGGAGGGGAATTACAACGGCACCGAGAATTTCGGCGCGTTTCCCTACCAGGGCACCGTCCTGGCGCATTCCAACGAATCCGAGTGGCTGCAATTCAAGAACAACAAGAACAATGAGGCGTTCCTCGACCGCATTCTGGTGGTCAAGGTGCCCTATTGCCTACGCGTTACGGAAGAGAAGCTGATCTACGAGAAACTCCTACGTGAAAGTGAGTTGGTCGACAATCCTTGCGCGCCGGAAGTTCTGGAGTGCTTGAGCCGGTTCACGGTGTCGACCCGCCTTGCTCCCCATGAGAACTCTCCGCTTTATACGAAGATGCGGGTCTATGACGGCGAGAACCTGAAAGACACGGATCCGAAGGCAAAGTCGGTGCAGGAATATCGCGACGCCGCCGGCGTCGACGAGGGCATGACGGGCATCAGCACCCGCTTTGCCTTCAAGGTGTTGTCGGAGACTTTCAACTACGACACCAAGGAGGTCGCCGCCGATCCCGTGCATTTGATGTACATCATGGAGCAGGCGATCAAACGCGAGCAGTTTGCCAAGGAAATCGAGGCAGGCTATCTCGACTTCATCAAGTCGGAATTGGCGACGCGCTATGCCGAATTCATAGGCCATGAGATCCAGAAGGCCTATCTGGAATCCTATAGCGAATACGGTCAGAACTTGTTCGACCGGTACATCGCCTATGCGGACGCATGGCTTGAGGACCAGGACTTCAAGGATCCCGACACCGGACAGATCCTCAATCGCAAGGTACTCGACAGCGAACTGTCGCAGATCGAGAAACCGGCGGGAATCGCCAATCCGAAGGATTTCCGTAACGAGGTCGTAAAGTTCACGTTGCGTGCCCGGGCCAAGAACAGCGGCCGCAATCCTTCCTGGACGAGTTATGAAAAGCTGCGCGAAGTCATTGAAAAGCGTATGTTCGGCCAGGTCGAGGATCTGCTGCCGGTCATCAGTTTCGGCTCCAAGAAGGACAGTTCCACCGAGAAGCAGCATGCCGAGTTCGTCCAGCGCATGATCGAACGCGGATATACCGAACGGCAGGTTCGGCGGCTCGTCGACTGGTACATGCGAGTGAACAAGGCGGGCTAAAGATGCGTACGTTGGGGGTTTGCCAATGCCGAATTTCATCGACCGCCGCCTTAATCCAAAGGACAAGAGCCTTGGCAACCGGCGGCGTTTCCTGAAACGGGCGCGGGAAGAGCTGAAACGGACGATCAAGGAACAGATCAAAGCAGGCAAGATCGCGGACGTGGATGCGGAACACCGCGTGCCCATGCCCGAACGCGGCGTCGGCGAACCATCCTTCCAGCCTTCCCCAAGCACCGGCGAGAGACAGTATATCCTGCCCGGCAATCATGAGTTCACGCCGGGCGATCGCATCCCGAAACCAAGTGCACGCGGCGGCGCCTCGGGCGCCGGCGCAGGAACTGGCGAGAGCGAAGACGACTTCCAGTTCGTGCTGTCGCGCGACGAAGTCCTCGATCTTTTTTTCGAGGACCTTGAGCTTCCGGATATGGTGAAGCTCAATCTCAAGGAGTCGGTAGCGTTCAAGCCTCGTCGGGCCGGTTTTGCGACATCGGGATCGCCCACCAATATCAATGTGGGGCGCACGATGCGCAACAGCTATGGCCGCCGTATCGCGCTCAGGCGGCCCAGCCGTGCGGACGTGGCCACGATCGCCGACGAAATTGCCAGGCTGGAGGCGGAATCGAATGCCAGTAGCGCCCACCAGAAACGCATCGAGGCGTTGCGCCAGGAACTGGACAAGCTAGAGCGCCGCCGCCGCCGCATTGCTTATGTCGACCCGGTCGACATCCGCTTCAATCGTTTCGAGCCACAGCCGCTGCCGAATGCAAGCGCGGTGATGTTTTGCCTCATGGATGTCTCTGCCTCGATGGGCGAGCGGGAGAAGGATCTGGCCAAGCGCTTCTTCGTCCTGCTGCATCTGTTCCTCAAGCGGCGCTACAAGCGAATAGACATCGTCTTTATTCGCCACACGGATGAGGCGGGTGAGGTCGACGAAAATACCTTTTTCTACAGCAAGCAGAGCGGCGGCACGGTTGTTTCCACGGCCATCGAGGAGATGCTCCGTATCATTGAGGAACGTTATCCGGCGCGTGAATGGAACATTTACGCTGCTCAGGCCTCCGACGGGGAGAACAGCGCCGGGGATTCGGACCTTTGCGTTTCGCTTCTCCACCGGCAGGTGATGCGCCTTTGCCAATATTATGCCTATGTTGAAATCATAGATGAGCGCGAGACGGAGATTTTCGGTACGACCGACAACGGCACGTCCCTCTGGCGCGCCTATCGCACGGTCGACAGTGAATGGTCGAATTTCCAGATGACCCGGATTGCGAGACCGTCGGACATCTATCCGGTTTTCCGGAAGCTTTTCGCCAGGCAGCCAACCATGCAACTGCGCACTGAAAGGCGATAGGAATGCCCAAGGGCGCAGCCTCAAACCTTCTGTTTCACGATTCCGATTGGAATTTCGAGACGCTGTCGCGCACCTATGATGCGATCGAAACGATCGCGCTGGATGAACTGCATCTCGACGTCTATCCGAACCAACTCGAGATCATCTCCTCCGAGCAGATGCTCGACGCCTATTCTTCGGTGGGGATGCCGCTGATGTACCAGCACTGGTCCTTCGGCAAGCGCTTCGTTTTCGAGGAACACCTCTATCGCAAGGGCCGCCGCGGCCTTGCCTATGAACTGGTCATCAACTCCAACCCCTGCATCACCTATCTGATGGAGGAAAACACCATGGCCATGCAGGCCCTGGTGACGGCGCACGCGGCCTTTGGCCACAACCACTTTTTCAAGAACAACTATCTGTTCCAGCAGTGGACCGATGCCAGCGCGATCCTCAGCTATATGGAGTTTGCCAAGAAATATATCACCAAATGCGAGGAGCGGTACGGAACGTCCGAGGTCGAGGTCATCCTCGATTCCGCCCACGCACTCATGGATCAAGGCGTCTTCCGATATCGTCGTCCACCGCGGCTTTCATCCGAGAAAGAGCGCGAGCGCGCCCGAGAGCGGCTCGAATACGAAGAGCAGACCTACAGCGATTTATGGAGAACGCTGCCGCCCTCACCGGACGGGCACAACTCCAAGGAGGCGGAGCGCGACGCTTCGGAGCGGAAGAAGGCGCTCAACCTGCCCGAAGAAAATCTGCTCTATTTTCTGGAAAAAACCAGCCTGATCCTGGAGCCCTGGCAGCGGGAGCTCCTGCGTATCGTTCGCGTCATCGCCCAGTACTTCTATCCACAGCGGCAGACGAAGGTGATGAACGAGGGATGTGCGACCTTCGTGCACTACACGATCATGAACAGGCTTTTCGATCAGGGCAGGATCAGCGAAGGCTCCATGCTGGAAATGCTCCACAGCCACTCCAACGTGGTCTTTCAGCCATCCTTCGACGACCCGCGCTTTCCGGGCATCAATCCCTATGCGCTGGGATTTGCCATGATGCAGGATATCCAGCGCGTCTGCACGGATCCGACACCGGAAGATCGTGATTGGTTTCCCGAGATCGCCGGCAGCGGCAATTGGCGGGAGACGCTGATCGACGCCTGGGCGAACCACCGGGACGAATCCTTCATCCTGCAATATTTGAGCCCGGCATTGATCCGCAAATTCAGGCTGTTCCTGCTGACGGACGAGGCCGGCGACAACTACTGCGAGGTTGCCTCGATCCATAATGAGCGCGGCTACCAGACCATACGCACTGCGCTTGCGCGCAGCTATGATGTCGCGGCGAACCAGTCGGACATCCAGGTCGTGGATGTCGATCTCCTGGGCGATCGCCACCTTCGGCTGCAGCACAACGTGAAGAACGGCATACTCCTGGACGAAGCGAGCCGCGACGCCACGCTTCGTCACGTGCGCCATCTTTGGGGGTACGACGTCAGCCTCGCCGGCGTCGATGCGGAAACGGACGACGTACTCTATGAGTGCTCGACTGCGCCGACTTCCGAATAGATGATCGTTATTTCCCCGTGCCGCCAGGCGAGGTTTGCTGCGACGGCCCAACGGTTCCCGACGGCGCGGCAGGATCCCTGTCGGTCGGGTAGGCTTGGCCGTCGGCGGGGGCGGGTGTCTGGTTGCCGACACTGCCGGTGCGCTCGGACGATGGAGCAGGCGGCGTCTGCTCAGTTTGCGTCGCCCGATCGCTATCGTTGCTTTCGCCCCAGAGTTCGACAGCGCCCCACGCAAGCAGGACGAGAAACAGTCCGCCTGTGAGCACCGCCAGAACACGGAGGCCGAGGCCGCCCGGTCTGGTTTCCTGGGCCGAGAATTCTTCCCTGTCCGCATCATGTGTTTTCGAGACCGGATCGCCGCGTTCATCGAGATACTTGGCCATCAGATAATCTCCATTGATCTCTACCAATGGAAAACGAGGCGGCGATCACAATGTTCCGGGCCGCGACGACGTCGTGACAGCTTCGCCCTTGAACGGCTCGCCG includes:
- a CDS encoding PrkA family serine protein kinase, giving the protein MTRSESDVFDLFSEIYTSAAQEEISLQEYLLACRDDKSMYATAQERMVEAIGEPTLVDTSADERLGRIFANRTIKIYPSFSDFYGMEDTIERIVGYFRYAAQGLEERKQILYLLGPVGGGKSSLAERLKKLMEARPIYTLMVNGKISPVFESPLGLFHPERMADLLEDKYGIARRRLTGLISPWAAKRLDEVGGDISKFSVVKLMPSRLRQIAIAKTEPGDENNQDVSSLVGKVDIRQLENYSQADPDAYSYSGGLNRTTQGLLEFVEMFKAPIKVLHPLLTATQEGNYNGTENFGAFPYQGTVLAHSNESEWLQFKNNKNNEAFLDRILVVKVPYCLRVTEEKLIYEKLLRESELVDNPCAPEVLECLSRFTVSTRLAPHENSPLYTKMRVYDGENLKDTDPKAKSVQEYRDAAGVDEGMTGISTRFAFKVLSETFNYDTKEVAADPVHLMYIMEQAIKREQFAKEIEAGYLDFIKSELATRYAEFIGHEIQKAYLESYSEYGQNLFDRYIAYADAWLEDQDFKDPDTGQILNRKVLDSELSQIEKPAGIANPKDFRNEVVKFTLRARAKNSGRNPSWTSYEKLREVIEKRMFGQVEDLLPVISFGSKKDSSTEKQHAEFVQRMIERGYTERQVRRLVDWYMRVNKAG
- a CDS encoding YeaH/YhbH family protein; its protein translation is MPNFIDRRLNPKDKSLGNRRRFLKRAREELKRTIKEQIKAGKIADVDAEHRVPMPERGVGEPSFQPSPSTGERQYILPGNHEFTPGDRIPKPSARGGASGAGAGTGESEDDFQFVLSRDEVLDLFFEDLELPDMVKLNLKESVAFKPRRAGFATSGSPTNINVGRTMRNSYGRRIALRRPSRADVATIADEIARLEAESNASSAHQKRIEALRQELDKLERRRRRIAYVDPVDIRFNRFEPQPLPNASAVMFCLMDVSASMGEREKDLAKRFFVLLHLFLKRRYKRIDIVFIRHTDEAGEVDENTFFYSKQSGGTVVSTAIEEMLRIIEERYPAREWNIYAAQASDGENSAGDSDLCVSLLHRQVMRLCQYYAYVEIIDERETEIFGTTDNGTSLWRAYRTVDSEWSNFQMTRIARPSDIYPVFRKLFARQPTMQLRTERR
- a CDS encoding SpoVR family protein is translated as MPKGAASNLLFHDSDWNFETLSRTYDAIETIALDELHLDVYPNQLEIISSEQMLDAYSSVGMPLMYQHWSFGKRFVFEEHLYRKGRRGLAYELVINSNPCITYLMEENTMAMQALVTAHAAFGHNHFFKNNYLFQQWTDASAILSYMEFAKKYITKCEERYGTSEVEVILDSAHALMDQGVFRYRRPPRLSSEKERERARERLEYEEQTYSDLWRTLPPSPDGHNSKEAERDASERKKALNLPEENLLYFLEKTSLILEPWQRELLRIVRVIAQYFYPQRQTKVMNEGCATFVHYTIMNRLFDQGRISEGSMLEMLHSHSNVVFQPSFDDPRFPGINPYALGFAMMQDIQRVCTDPTPEDRDWFPEIAGSGNWRETLIDAWANHRDESFILQYLSPALIRKFRLFLLTDEAGDNYCEVASIHNERGYQTIRTALARSYDVAANQSDIQVVDVDLLGDRHLRLQHNVKNGILLDEASRDATLRHVRHLWGYDVSLAGVDAETDDVLYECSTAPTSE